The following proteins are co-located in the Haliotis asinina isolate JCU_RB_2024 chromosome 13, JCU_Hal_asi_v2, whole genome shotgun sequence genome:
- the LOC137260041 gene encoding uncharacterized protein: MANVTECDVIASPNDDNMILSNYNVTAGSYVMIGCRKFGHRVVGPSNVTCLPTGAWSNAVKPACSWTWELTTHEKLVLGTSIAAGAFLLLVTIAIIIAYCCCYRRMRAREHENFGAVYEDRVTPSKKHNYDHYGPPIIEGGPGIYPDAYYAYQEYPENKTYPPDMTDVSGLDRPWLGYIPRPKVADGRYYH; the protein is encoded by the exons AGTGTGACGTCATCGCCTCTCCCAATGACGATAACATGATACTCAGCAACTACAACGTGACTGCGGGCTCCTACGTCATGATTGGCTGCAGGAAGTTCGGACACCGTGTGGTTGGTCCATCCAATGTCACCTGTCTCCCAACAGGGGCGTGGTCAAATGCCGTGAAACCAGCGTGTAGTT GGACATGGGAGCTGACGACCCACGAGAAGCTCGTGCTTGGGACATCCATCGCTGCCGGGGCTTTTCTCCTCCTCGTTACCATAGCAATCATAATCGCATACTGTTGCTGCTACAGACGGATGAGAGCCCGGGAACATGA GAACTTTGGCGCCGTGTACGAGGACCGAGTGACGCCGTCCAAGAAACACAACTACGACCACTACGGTCCTCCCATCATCGAAGGAGGTCCAGGCATCTACCCCGACGCCTACTACGCTTACCAAGA GTACCCTGAGAACAAGACGTACCCACCCGACATGACGGACGTTTCGGGGCTGGACAGACCATG GCTGGGCTATATCCCTCGTCCCAAGGTGGCTGACGGGCGATATTACCACTGA